One window of the Niallia circulans genome contains the following:
- a CDS encoding glucose 1-dehydrogenase has protein sequence MNSLFDFTNKTAIISGGSRGLGEQMAKTLGEAGANIVICSRNLEQCTKTAAKLQDKGIKVLALPCDVSKKEDIDHVISQTIAKFQTIDILINNSGTSWMAPFLDYPEEKWDKVLDVNLKGSFLFSQAAAKKMVEQKKGKIINISSVTAFNGTPPHLLDAIAYNTSKGALITLTKELAIKLARYNIQVNAIAPGFFPTSITTSLEDYKKQITAGIPARRLGELSDLDGIILLLAGESSNYITGQTIAIDGGLSSSL, from the coding sequence ATGAATTCACTTTTTGATTTCACGAATAAGACGGCAATTATCTCAGGGGGGAGTCGAGGGTTAGGAGAACAAATGGCTAAAACACTAGGTGAAGCTGGAGCTAATATTGTCATTTGTTCCAGAAACTTAGAACAGTGTACAAAAACTGCTGCTAAATTACAAGATAAAGGGATAAAGGTATTAGCCCTTCCATGCGATGTATCCAAAAAAGAGGATATAGACCATGTTATTAGTCAAACAATCGCCAAATTCCAAACAATAGATATCTTAATTAATAACAGCGGAACTTCCTGGATGGCACCTTTTCTTGATTATCCCGAAGAGAAATGGGATAAAGTACTGGATGTTAATCTCAAAGGCTCTTTTTTATTTTCACAGGCAGCTGCAAAAAAAATGGTAGAACAAAAAAAGGGAAAAATAATTAATATTTCTTCTGTTACTGCATTTAACGGAACTCCGCCACACTTATTAGATGCAATCGCGTATAACACTAGTAAAGGGGCACTCATTACATTAACCAAAGAATTAGCTATTAAGTTAGCTCGATATAATATCCAAGTAAATGCGATTGCGCCAGGATTTTTCCCTACAAGTATTACGACTAGCTTAGAAGATTATAAAAAACAAATTACTGCTGGAATTCCAGCAAGGCGCTTAGGGGAATTAAGTGATTTAGATGGAATTATTCTGCTCTTGGCTGGAGAATCTTCCAATTATATCACTGGACAAACAATTGCCATTGATGGTGGACTTTCCTCCAGTTTATAA
- a CDS encoding alpha/beta fold hydrolase, translating to MAKKSIAKFIHTLSYDPAVGQSEKYAIWKKNKATLWYYPSKERKYKESIFLIYSIVNKPYILDLGPSMSLIEAFNNAGYDTYLIDFGIPAYEDRHLTIDDYITKYIQPGFKRAMRHANSDSFTVIGFCLGGTLASIFAALDNRYIKNLILAVSPINFSDFPDYDKWLNALRENELHLEELIDKMGIVPPESVKYGTRLLVAPLSFSHYLALLNRSGEDKYSEKWARMNKWTLDHIPVAGATFKQLMNDYVRDNKMIEGGLTINGEEVDLANIHSNLLVFSTKNDPLVPSSLCEPIMDLVSSQDKSFVLFEGGHAGLVASSHMPEPMEKWLQAHSTPL from the coding sequence ATGGCAAAAAAAAGTATAGCTAAATTTATTCATACCTTATCGTACGATCCTGCCGTTGGACAGTCAGAAAAATATGCCATCTGGAAAAAAAACAAAGCAACTTTATGGTATTACCCTTCTAAAGAAAGAAAATATAAAGAGTCGATTTTCCTTATTTATTCGATCGTAAATAAACCATATATTCTTGATTTAGGTCCCTCCATGAGTTTAATTGAGGCATTTAATAACGCAGGGTATGATACGTATTTAATTGATTTTGGAATCCCTGCATATGAAGATCGTCATTTAACCATTGATGATTATATAACAAAGTATATTCAACCAGGTTTTAAACGAGCGATGCGACATGCTAATTCCGATTCCTTTACTGTCATTGGTTTTTGTTTAGGAGGAACACTTGCCAGCATATTTGCCGCATTAGATAATCGTTATATTAAAAACTTAATTCTTGCCGTGTCTCCAATTAATTTTTCCGATTTTCCGGACTATGATAAGTGGCTGAATGCCCTTCGCGAAAATGAACTGCACCTTGAGGAATTAATCGATAAAATGGGAATTGTTCCTCCTGAATCGGTTAAATATGGTACTAGGTTACTTGTTGCTCCCCTGTCATTCAGTCATTATTTAGCACTTTTGAATCGTTCTGGCGAAGATAAATACTCGGAAAAATGGGCAAGAATGAACAAATGGACACTTGATCATATCCCTGTAGCTGGTGCAACATTTAAACAACTTATGAATGACTATGTCAGGGACAATAAGATGATTGAGGGTGGATTAACAATCAACGGGGAAGAGGTTGATTTGGCGAACATTCACTCTAATTTACTCGTATTTTCCACCAAGAATGATCCACTTGTTCCAAGTTCTCTCTGCGAACCAATTATGGATCTTGTTTCAAGTCAAGATAAATCCTTTGTTTTATTTGAGGGCGGGCATGCTGGTCTCGTTGCGAGTTCCCATATGCCAGAACCAATGGAAAAGTGGCTGCAAGCGCACAGCACCCCCTTATAA
- a CDS encoding leucyl aminopeptidase: protein MFSYQKEWDFQNNHESIIIGLFDKSIKLEGQLQLLDEQFEGELNSLVKDGDISAKKKSVTVIHTFGKIGAKRIIFVGLGKKKELSFDELKAIFGATFKRITSEKWVETAVYLDSFISEENDAQDVAHACSEAFGLATYEFSGYKQKSNEPEKKITEITVYSHAEQEEVLSSLTVGYVYGQATNSARTLVNLPGNMLKAADLANYALELAEKYGFEAEILEREDMLKLGMGAMLAVNQGSTEPPKMIVLKYQGKDNWEDVIGLVGKGITFDTGGYSIKPKTGIVGMKTDMGGAAAVLGAMEIIGELRPEQNVVAVIPSTDNMISGNAFKPDDVITSMSGKTIEVLNTDAEGRLVLADAVTYAKHHGADYLVDVATLTGGVITALGMETTGAMTNNESLFEQVLEASYEAGEQMWRLPIFESHKKLVRNSPIADLNNSPGAAGHAIMGGAFIGEFAEETPWVHLDIAGTSTQSKATDLGNPGGTGAMTRTLALFVERFESTK from the coding sequence ATGTTTTCATATCAGAAAGAATGGGATTTTCAAAATAATCATGAAAGTATTATTATTGGATTATTTGATAAGTCTATTAAATTAGAAGGTCAGCTGCAATTACTAGACGAACAGTTTGAAGGAGAATTAAACAGTTTAGTAAAAGATGGAGATATTTCAGCAAAGAAAAAGTCCGTTACGGTGATACATACTTTTGGAAAAATTGGAGCAAAAAGAATTATTTTTGTTGGATTAGGAAAAAAGAAAGAACTTTCCTTTGATGAGTTAAAAGCAATCTTTGGAGCAACTTTCAAACGTATTACTAGTGAAAAGTGGGTGGAAACAGCTGTATACTTAGATTCCTTTATATCAGAGGAAAATGATGCACAAGATGTTGCTCATGCATGCAGTGAAGCGTTTGGTCTTGCTACCTATGAGTTTTCAGGTTATAAACAAAAATCAAATGAACCAGAAAAAAAGATTACAGAAATTACGGTTTATAGCCATGCAGAGCAAGAGGAAGTTTTGTCATCGCTAACAGTAGGGTATGTATACGGACAGGCGACAAATTCTGCACGTACGCTAGTTAACTTGCCAGGAAATATGTTAAAAGCAGCAGATCTAGCTAATTATGCACTAGAATTAGCAGAAAAATATGGCTTTGAGGCAGAAATATTAGAGAGAGAAGATATGTTAAAGCTTGGTATGGGGGCAATGCTTGCTGTGAACCAAGGTTCGACAGAGCCTCCTAAAATGATTGTGCTGAAATACCAGGGAAAAGATAACTGGGAAGATGTCATCGGCTTAGTCGGAAAAGGGATTACGTTTGATACAGGTGGCTATTCTATTAAGCCAAAAACAGGTATTGTCGGTATGAAAACGGATATGGGCGGTGCGGCAGCAGTTCTTGGAGCAATGGAGATTATTGGAGAATTGAGACCAGAACAAAATGTCGTTGCAGTTATTCCATCTACTGATAATATGATAAGTGGTAATGCGTTTAAACCAGATGATGTTATCACATCAATGAGTGGAAAAACAATTGAGGTATTAAATACAGATGCAGAAGGTCGCTTAGTTTTAGCAGATGCAGTAACTTACGCAAAACATCATGGCGCTGACTACCTTGTAGATGTTGCAACCCTTACAGGTGGAGTAATTACTGCTTTAGGAATGGAAACGACAGGTGCAATGACAAATAATGAATCTTTATTTGAACAAGTGTTAGAAGCTTCCTATGAAGCAGGGGAACAAATGTGGAGACTGCCTATTTTCGAGAGTCATAAGAAATTAGTGCGCAATAGTCCGATTGCAGATTTAAATAATTCACCAGGTGCCGCTGGTCATGCAATTATGGGTGGGGCCTTTATCGGCGAATTTGCAGAGGAAACACCATGGGTGCATTTGGATATTGCTGGAACGTCTACCCAAAGTAAAGCTACTGATTTAGGAAATCCAGGCGGAACAGGCGCTATGACTAGAACATTAGCATTGTTTGTGGAAAGATTTGAAAGTACAAAGTAG
- a CDS encoding divergent PAP2 family protein — protein sequence MELLANFPLLASLAAIFFAQFVKVPITYFVTKKIDWSLLTSTGGMPSSHSAAVTALSTGVALQTGFDSPIFAVAAIFAIITMFDATGVRRQAGEQAIVLNRLVNDFNKFLNDAKGWQNKPEQEKRKELKELLGHKPIEVFFGGLTGIVLTLVLHMLIY from the coding sequence ATGGAACTACTAGCTAACTTTCCTTTACTTGCAAGTTTGGCTGCAATCTTTTTTGCGCAATTTGTCAAAGTGCCAATCACTTATTTTGTTACAAAAAAAATTGACTGGTCTTTGTTAACAAGTACAGGAGGAATGCCAAGTTCTCACTCAGCAGCTGTAACTGCTCTGTCTACTGGTGTGGCTCTGCAAACAGGCTTTGATTCACCGATCTTTGCGGTTGCTGCTATTTTTGCGATAATCACAATGTTTGATGCTACAGGTGTTAGAAGACAGGCAGGAGAACAAGCAATTGTTTTAAATCGCTTAGTAAACGATTTTAATAAGTTTTTAAATGATGCAAAAGGGTGGCAAAACAAACCAGAACAGGAAAAAAGAAAAGAATTAAAGGAATTGTTAGGACATAAACCGATAGAAGTATTTTTTGGTGGACTAACCGGAATTGTATTGACGCTTGTTTTACATATGCTAATTTATTAA
- a CDS encoding 3D domain-containing protein: MNFYKKFFRRVGMVLLFMAALLTTFQSISGVKASSINLSTNEHAQVSKNPDHIDHTIKQMSVALKSFKKALAEKTQISSSKEVAGKPPSLENMKDWSQYPTKRVIATGYTAGYESTGKNPGHPQFGITYSGVKVKRDLYSTIAADTSVFPIGTILFIPDYGFGVVADTGSAINGNRLDLYYETVQDVYSQWGKKTIDVYIVEMGKGKLTEETLSALNEEESMQVFRQQYTKAENK; encoded by the coding sequence ATGAATTTTTATAAAAAGTTTTTTAGAAGAGTAGGAATGGTTCTACTTTTTATGGCAGCACTACTAACCACGTTCCAATCGATTTCAGGTGTTAAGGCGAGTTCGATAAATTTAAGTACTAACGAACATGCTCAGGTAAGTAAGAATCCAGATCATATTGATCATACAATAAAGCAAATGAGTGTAGCATTAAAAAGCTTTAAAAAGGCATTGGCGGAAAAAACACAAATTTCATCCAGTAAAGAGGTTGCAGGTAAACCACCTTCACTAGAAAATATGAAAGATTGGTCACAATATCCGACAAAGCGAGTGATCGCAACAGGCTATACAGCTGGATATGAGTCAACTGGCAAGAATCCAGGCCATCCACAATTCGGTATTACTTATTCAGGCGTAAAAGTAAAAAGAGATTTATATAGTACCATTGCTGCTGATACTAGTGTATTTCCAATTGGAACTATTCTTTTTATCCCTGATTATGGATTTGGGGTTGTCGCCGATACTGGTTCAGCCATTAATGGCAATAGATTAGATTTATACTATGAAACCGTACAAGATGTATATAGTCAATGGGGCAAGAAAACAATAGATGTATACATAGTGGAAATGGGTAAAGGCAAACTAACAGAAGAAACGTTAAGTGCATTAAATGAAGAAGAATCTATGCAAGTATTCCGTCAACAGTATACAAAAGCAGAAAACAAATAA
- a CDS encoding NAD(P)/FAD-dependent oxidoreductase: MEENQTIYDITVIGGGPVGMFTAFYGGMRQATVKIIESLPTLGGQLTALYPEKYIYDIAGFPKIRAQELVDNLEEQMKKFEQSIVLEQAVQTVEKQGDGIFKITTDKEVHYSKTIIITAGNGAFQPRKLELEQAKEYEGKNLHYFINDLNQFAGKRVMVFGGGDSAVDWALMLEPIADTVYLAHRRDKFRAHEHSVENLKNSKVNIKTPYIPSELVGDEEIKQVILENVTTQEKEIIDVDAVIVNYGFVSSLGPIKEWGFDIQKNSIVVNSKMETNIPGIYAAGDICTYDGKVKLIATGFGEAPTAVNNAKTYMDPKARVQPLHSTSLFK, from the coding sequence TTGGAAGAAAATCAAACCATTTATGATATTACTGTTATCGGTGGTGGACCTGTAGGCATGTTCACTGCTTTTTATGGAGGGATGAGACAAGCAACCGTTAAAATTATTGAGAGTCTCCCTACCCTTGGCGGTCAGCTTACAGCACTTTATCCCGAAAAATATATATATGACATTGCTGGATTTCCAAAAATTCGTGCTCAAGAGTTAGTCGATAATTTAGAAGAGCAAATGAAAAAATTTGAACAGTCTATCGTACTAGAACAAGCTGTTCAAACAGTGGAGAAACAAGGTGATGGTATATTCAAAATTACTACTGATAAAGAAGTCCATTACTCCAAAACTATTATTATTACAGCTGGAAACGGAGCTTTCCAACCTCGTAAATTAGAGTTGGAGCAAGCGAAAGAATATGAAGGAAAAAATCTTCATTACTTTATCAATGACTTAAATCAGTTTGCAGGGAAAAGGGTAATGGTATTTGGTGGTGGAGATTCTGCTGTTGACTGGGCATTAATGCTAGAGCCTATAGCTGATACTGTTTATTTAGCACATAGACGTGATAAATTCCGTGCCCATGAACATAGTGTAGAAAACCTTAAAAATTCAAAAGTAAACATTAAAACTCCATATATTCCTTCAGAATTAGTAGGAGATGAGGAAATCAAACAAGTGATTCTTGAAAATGTAACAACACAGGAAAAAGAAATTATTGATGTAGATGCAGTCATTGTAAACTATGGATTTGTTTCTTCTTTAGGCCCAATTAAGGAATGGGGCTTTGATATTCAAAAGAACTCTATTGTTGTTAACAGCAAAATGGAGACAAATATTCCAGGTATCTATGCAGCTGGAGACATATGCACATATGATGGAAAAGTGAAATTAATAGCGACAGGATTCGGAGAAGCCCCTACAGCTGTCAATAACGCTAAAACATATATGGATCCAAAAGCTCGCGTACAGCCTCTTCACAGTACTTCTTTGTTTAAATAG
- a CDS encoding competence protein CoiA gives MWSEFYMIRCVTEGKSIFASECEDEATRVLSRNGELLCPNCLKKVRYNNGPIKGAYFSHLPKAECVVTNYEKETKQHLQGKDILYKWLISRFPNAKVDLEVYIPETHQIADILVTHTSGKLKGSVWAFEFQHSSLSSKDWLDRHNLYRAANIQDFWILDADVFLLYSNSKDLYIQKARRRKDPVETIFNTTGFCYYLKLDNLEVTIDFSFRYEDIRGEDRYGRKFPPQEYKFHSPLEHSCKLTDIKFLYNEEFKYSSMTYTEIINGSNIRFDTMIRKFEKKKQQKWEDELQVRARSKKEFLEKKYGENFSSYMWSFMKANREDIKYDVYELSEEEFVTKYEKYAVKLQNFGEEILKMEERKTTNHNIILELYEKKEILKITFLEEQHSVEDFYSNKYSKQIDIISYVLSEYDSLFEELISLNPKVISNLLNDINWRINPYKSNPTKFDYAFEYRRFETKEEVDDLISEVKKRLSTPFIDISKL, from the coding sequence GTGTGGAGTGAATTTTATATGATAAGATGTGTGACTGAGGGGAAGAGCATATTTGCGTCAGAATGCGAGGATGAAGCAACTAGAGTATTATCAAGGAATGGTGAGTTATTGTGTCCAAACTGTCTTAAAAAGGTAAGATATAATAATGGACCAATAAAAGGTGCATATTTTTCTCATCTTCCTAAAGCTGAATGTGTTGTTACAAATTATGAAAAGGAGACGAAACAGCATTTGCAAGGTAAAGACATTTTATACAAATGGCTGATAAGTCGATTTCCGAATGCCAAAGTAGATTTGGAAGTATATATTCCAGAAACCCATCAAATTGCTGATATATTAGTAACTCACACCTCTGGAAAACTAAAAGGGTCAGTATGGGCTTTTGAATTTCAACATAGCTCACTATCCTCAAAAGATTGGTTAGATAGGCACAATCTATATAGAGCAGCAAATATACAAGATTTTTGGATTCTTGATGCAGATGTATTTCTATTGTATTCTAATTCAAAAGACTTATATATCCAAAAAGCTCGACGTCGTAAAGACCCTGTAGAAACAATTTTTAATACAACAGGTTTTTGCTATTACTTAAAATTAGATAATCTTGAAGTTACTATTGATTTTTCATTTCGGTATGAAGATATTAGGGGTGAAGATAGGTATGGTCGAAAATTTCCTCCACAAGAGTATAAATTTCATTCCCCATTAGAGCATTCTTGTAAATTAACTGATATAAAGTTCTTATACAACGAAGAGTTTAAGTATAGCTCAATGACCTATACAGAAATCATTAATGGAAGTAATATTAGGTTTGATACTATGATTAGAAAATTTGAGAAGAAAAAACAACAAAAATGGGAGGATGAGCTTCAAGTTAGAGCGAGAAGTAAAAAAGAATTTCTTGAAAAAAAGTATGGGGAGAATTTTTCAAGTTATATGTGGTCCTTTATGAAGGCAAATAGAGAAGATATCAAGTATGATGTTTACGAGCTATCAGAAGAGGAGTTTGTTACCAAATATGAAAAATATGCAGTAAAACTTCAGAATTTCGGAGAAGAAATACTAAAGATGGAAGAAAGAAAGACGACCAATCATAATATTATACTAGAATTGTATGAAAAAAAAGAAATACTAAAGATTACTTTTCTTGAAGAGCAGCACTCTGTTGAGGATTTCTACTCAAATAAGTATTCAAAACAGATAGACATTATTAGTTATGTGCTTAGTGAATATGATTCTTTATTTGAAGAACTAATTTCACTTAATCCAAAAGTAATCAGTAATTTACTAAATGACATTAATTGGAGAATCAATCCTTATAAAAGCAATCCTACGAAATTTGATTATGCATTTGAGTATCGACGCTTTGAGACAAAAGAAGAAGTCGACGATTTGATTTCAGAAGTTAAGAAGAGATTAAGTACCCCTTTTATTGATATCTCAAAGTTGTAA
- a CDS encoding recombinase family protein encodes MKYGYARVSSSGQHLTAQIKQLQEAECESIFKEKVSGRKTENREQFKLLLETVKDGDTIVVTKLDRFARSTKDALDTIDYIKSKGVSLIVLNMGGDKLDTGTAIGKLMVTVLSGIAEFEADLIRERQIEGIEEAKKRGVYKGRPKKYTEKNAKLKHALELFNSRNNEGAKIKTVKDIEAITGISRATIYRAIKEQL; translated from the coding sequence ATGAAATATGGCTATGCACGTGTGTCATCTTCAGGTCAACATTTAACAGCACAAATTAAGCAACTGCAAGAAGCTGAATGTGAGTCTATTTTTAAAGAAAAGGTTAGTGGAAGAAAGACAGAAAATAGAGAGCAGTTTAAACTACTCTTAGAGACAGTAAAGGATGGAGACACAATTGTTGTAACCAAGTTAGACCGATTTGCGAGGAGTACTAAGGATGCTTTGGATACTATTGACTACATAAAAAGTAAAGGTGTCTCGCTTATAGTATTGAATATGGGGGGAGATAAGTTAGATACAGGAACAGCAATTGGAAAGCTGATGGTTACTGTTTTATCTGGCATAGCTGAATTCGAAGCAGATTTGATTAGAGAAAGACAAATCGAGGGGATTGAAGAAGCTAAGAAGAGAGGAGTATACAAAGGACGACCAAAGAAATATACAGAGAAAAACGCTAAATTAAAGCATGCTTTAGAGTTATTTAATAGCAGAAACAATGAAGGAGCAAAAATAAAGACAGTAAAAGACATTGAAGCAATAACTGGTATTAGTAGAGCGACAATATATAGGGCTATAAAAGAACAATTATAA
- a CDS encoding HNH endonuclease, whose protein sequence is MSNFIVMQGHTYQEEKDLGIIWSPQKDKGQKVPHSWKRMKEVKKGDRVFHYVKGNIVAISIASDNCKEESKPQSLNGLSKWSNEGYLVNLEYHQLDEPINIRQRFNEIKPLLPVKYSPFQEDGNGNQGYLYPCNEELAIKLLEMISELNIYQVNEEQLELSIDAVRRTEHNPLIPIIVETESVMKTKIRLGQQKFRNGMFPLWKGQCALCGIKLPEVLRASHSKPWKDSTNEERLDPYNGLLLCCNHDALYDKGLISLDKRGNLLISSKISKEEYEIYVLVEETKVSIFPENKEYFTWHRKNIFKN, encoded by the coding sequence ATGAGCAACTTTATAGTTATGCAAGGACACACATATCAGGAAGAAAAAGATTTAGGAATTATTTGGTCTCCACAGAAAGATAAAGGTCAGAAAGTACCGCATTCATGGAAGCGTATGAAAGAAGTGAAAAAAGGGGATAGAGTGTTTCATTATGTAAAGGGGAACATTGTTGCTATTAGTATAGCGAGTGACAACTGTAAAGAAGAAAGTAAACCCCAAAGTTTGAACGGACTGAGTAAGTGGAGTAATGAGGGTTATTTAGTGAATTTAGAATATCACCAATTAGATGAGCCGATTAATATACGTCAAAGGTTTAATGAAATAAAGCCATTATTGCCAGTTAAATATTCACCTTTTCAGGAGGATGGTAATGGGAATCAAGGATATTTATATCCATGTAATGAAGAACTAGCTATAAAACTTCTTGAAATGATTAGTGAATTGAACATTTATCAAGTAAATGAGGAACAGCTAGAATTATCGATTGATGCTGTTAGAAGAACTGAACATAATCCCTTAATTCCAATAATAGTTGAAACAGAATCAGTAATGAAAACAAAAATTAGATTGGGGCAGCAAAAATTTAGGAATGGTATGTTTCCATTATGGAAAGGTCAGTGTGCATTATGTGGTATTAAACTACCCGAGGTATTAAGAGCAAGCCATTCAAAACCTTGGAAAGATAGCACAAATGAAGAACGGTTAGATCCGTATAATGGGTTATTACTTTGCTGTAATCATGATGCACTTTATGATAAAGGCCTTATCTCCCTAGATAAAAGAGGAAATTTACTTATCTCTTCTAAAATAAGTAAAGAAGAATATGAAATTTACGTATTAGTTGAAGAAACTAAGGTGTCTATCTTTCCTGAAAATAAGGAATATTTCACTTGGCATAGAAAAAATATTTTTAAAAATTGA
- a CDS encoding helix-turn-helix domain-containing protein, giving the protein MKEIKAIMIGNVLKLIRKDRGLSQEEIAGRTGLDRTYISMLERNIKQPSITTIFLLAEALDIKPSEFVAELEKEYRNYLIKRDTY; this is encoded by the coding sequence TTGAAGGAAATTAAGGCAATTATGATTGGAAATGTATTAAAGTTAATTAGAAAAGATAGGGGTTTATCGCAAGAGGAAATAGCTGGTAGAACAGGTTTAGATAGAACATATATAAGCATGTTAGAGAGAAATATAAAGCAACCATCTATTACAACCATATTTTTATTAGCTGAGGCTTTAGATATTAAGCCATCTGAGTTCGTAGCAGAACTGGAAAAAGAATATAGAAATTACTTAATAAAAAGAGATACATATTAA